The following is a genomic window from Pseudothermotoga thermarum DSM 5069.
TTCACTCTCATTGCACCTGCGGCTTTGCAATAGCAAGTTATCAAGCAGCTATAATGGCTGGGGCAGATATCATTGATACTGCTTTGTCACCATTCGCACTTGGAACTTCTCAACCACCATTTGAACCTTTTTACTACACTTTGAGCAAATCCGGCGAAGTTCCACCCATAAACTGGGACGTTTTAAACTTTTTGATCGACCACTTCACAAAGGTTCGTGAAAAGTATTCTGCTTTCGATGTCAAAATGGTCACGATAGATCCAAAAATTCTCTATGCCCAAGTCCCTGGGGGAATGTACTCCAACCTGATCAAACAACTTCAAGAGCAAAAAATGCTTCACAAACTCAAAGAAGTTTTGGAAGAAATTCCAAGAGTCCAAAAAGACTTAGGATATCCTCCGCTGGTGACCCCGACCAGCCAAATAGTTGGAGTACAAGCGGTTTTAAACGTTATGACCGGTGAAAGGTACTCGAAGGTCACAAGAGAAGTGAAAGACTACGTCAAGGGATTGTACGGTAGGCCACCAGCTCCAATCGATCCAGAGCTTGTCAAAAAAATACTTGGCGATGAAAAACCGATAGACGTAAGACCTGGGGAAATCATCGAACCTGAAGTTGAAAAGGCAAGAAAAGAACTTGGGCTGTTAGCCAAATCCGACGAAGATGTTTTGATCTACATCATCCTTGGAGATATTGGAAAAAGATATCTGCAAAAAAGGTATATGCAAGAGTTGAAAGTCGACTTCAAGTTAATCGAAGAAATAGGTGAGCCAGTTTATCCAGTATGATCTTTGGAATAGGCGTTGACGTGTTGAGAATCGAGCGAGTCGATGAAAAACTCGCAGACAAAATCCTTGGACCGCACGAAAAGCAAGAGTTTGAAAAAACAAAGGATAAGAAAACCTATCTTGCCTCACGTTTTGCGGCAAAGGAAGCCTTTTTCAAAGCACTTGGAACAGGGTTGAGAAACTGTTTTTTTAAGGACGTTGAATTTATCCACAACAAACTTGGCAAACCTGTGTTGATATTGCACAAAGACTTTGAAGGCTTTAACCTTGCTCATGTTTCCATTTCGCACGATTTTGTCGTCGTCGCACAAGTTGTCCTTGAAAAAACAACAGGTGGAATTTACATAGGAATCGGTTCAAACCTTGAAAATAGGTTGAAAAACATTCAAAATGCCTGTTTGCTCATGGAAAAACGTCAAATTCAAATTGTGAGAAAATCTTCGATCTACGAAACAAAACCGTACGGTAAAACAGATCAGCCAGATTTTCTCAACTGCGTTGTCGAAGTTGAAACAACTCTAACACCAACAAGGTTGCTTGAAAATCTGCTTGAAATAGAAAAAATTCTTGGAAGGGTTAGAACCGAAAAGTGGGGACCAAGGACTATAGATTTGGATATACTGCTTTATGGAAACATAGTGTTTGAAACGCAAAACCTTACGATTCCACACTACGATCTTTTGAACCGCCAGTTTTTCCTAGTACCTTTAGTCGAACTAAAGGTTTTCCATCATCCTGTTGAAGGAGATTTTTCCTTGAAGCTGAAAGAAGGTGAAGAATGCAAGCTTTTGACGAGCAACTGGTGAAAAGACTTCTTGAAATCGAAGAACAACTGGATCAACTTTTGGAAGAAGAAAGATTCGAAGAAATGTCAACTCTTTTGGACGAAAGAAAGCTCATTTTGGAAAAATTTACAGACATACCGGTTGAGCTTGCTAAGAAGATCTTTCAAGCCGACCAAAATAGAATGGAAAAGATAAAACACCTCATGGAACAAATATCCCAGCAGGCAAAACAATCAAAGCAAGGTCAAACCGGCTTAAACGCTTACAAATCGCTGCTTGAACAAACCACAAATAAGTTGGACAAACTCACTTGAAAAAGGCGCACCGTTTGGTGCGCCTTAAAATTTATGGATAAATTCCTTTGAGTTTCAAGGCGGTGGCAACCCTACCTATCGCTACTATGTAAGAAGCCGTTCTTAGATCGGTGCCATATTTTTGCTTTGCTTTTACCACTTCAGCAAAAGCCGCTTTCATGTTTTTTGCAAGCTTATTTCTAACTTCTTCCAACTCCCAGCGTATACACTGCACATTTTGAACCCACTCAAAGTACGAAACAGTAACTCCTCCTCCATTTGCAAGAATGTCTGGTATCACCAAAATTCCCTTTGAATTTAGTATTTTATCAGCTTCCGGCGTGACAGGGCCGT
Proteins encoded in this region:
- a CDS encoding pyruvate carboxylase subunit B; amino-acid sequence: MKFVDTTLRDGHQSLIATRMSTKDMLPALEAMDQMGFYSMEVWGGATFDVAVRFLNEDPWERLRKIREKIKNTKLQMLLRGQNLVGYRHYADDTVRLFVRKAVENGIDIIRVFDALNDERNLIVAIDEAKKNKAHVQGAISYTVSPVHTLEYYVEYAKKLVDLGVDSLCIKDMAGLLDPKTAYELVSALKKNFSLPVDVHSHCTCGFAIASYQAAIMAGADIIDTALSPFALGTSQPPFEPFYYTLSKSGEVPPINWDVLNFLIDHFTKVREKYSAFDVKMVTIDPKILYAQVPGGMYSNLIKQLQEQKMLHKLKEVLEEIPRVQKDLGYPPLVTPTSQIVGVQAVLNVMTGERYSKVTREVKDYVKGLYGRPPAPIDPELVKKILGDEKPIDVRPGEIIEPEVEKARKELGLLAKSDEDVLIYIILGDIGKRYLQKRYMQELKVDFKLIEEIGEPVYPV
- the folK gene encoding 2-amino-4-hydroxy-6-hydroxymethyldihydropteridine diphosphokinase, giving the protein MIFGIGVDVLRIERVDEKLADKILGPHEKQEFEKTKDKKTYLASRFAAKEAFFKALGTGLRNCFFKDVEFIHNKLGKPVLILHKDFEGFNLAHVSISHDFVVVAQVVLEKTTGGIYIGIGSNLENRLKNIQNACLLMEKRQIQIVRKSSIYETKPYGKTDQPDFLNCVVEVETTLTPTRLLENLLEIEKILGRVRTEKWGPRTIDLDILLYGNIVFETQNLTIPHYDLLNRQFFLVPLVELKVFHHPVEGDFSLKLKEGEECKLLTSNW